In Desulfonatronospira thiodismutans ASO3-1, a single window of DNA contains:
- the cas1 gene encoding CRISPR-associated endonuclease Cas1: MTVHHEHGMLSFFPWNTVHFAVECCPFSREIRSKLENMARMLQVRGKRMKNQELLSKAAAIRALGKELGSLQDVELIRGCEGHASRLYFQVFDHLLTNKNFSFKGRSKRPPKDPVNALLSFVYTLLTNEVQTAVKTVGLDPYLGALHVIDYGRPSLACDLVEEWRAFLGDRLVLGLINKKSISVDDFVYRDVKDTDFVDEKDLRSKRPVEMKPAICRAFLQSYEKWMQQKILDPVSGKEFGCREYIFKQVQRFEKHLSQKEKYQPFLWAGRV, encoded by the coding sequence ATGACTGTCCATCATGAGCATGGAATGCTGTCCTTTTTCCCATGGAACACTGTCCACTTTGCTGTGGAATGCTGTCCGTTTTCCCGTGAAATACGCAGCAAGCTGGAAAACATGGCCCGCATGCTTCAGGTCAGGGGTAAACGGATGAAGAACCAGGAGCTTTTGTCCAAAGCAGCTGCGATAAGGGCTTTGGGAAAAGAGCTTGGCAGCTTGCAGGACGTAGAACTGATCAGGGGATGCGAGGGACATGCATCCAGGCTGTATTTTCAGGTGTTTGATCATCTTTTAACCAACAAAAATTTCAGCTTCAAGGGACGTAGCAAGCGTCCACCCAAAGACCCGGTCAATGCCCTGCTTTCATTTGTTTATACACTGCTGACCAATGAAGTACAGACAGCGGTAAAGACAGTTGGCCTTGACCCTTACCTGGGTGCTCTGCATGTCATCGACTATGGCAGGCCCTCTCTGGCCTGTGACCTGGTGGAGGAATGGAGGGCATTTCTGGGGGACAGGCTGGTCCTGGGGCTTATAAACAAAAAAAGCATAAGTGTTGATGATTTTGTTTATCGTGATGTGAAAGATACGGATTTTGTAGATGAAAAAGATCTGCGCAGCAAAAGGCCTGTGGAAATGAAGCCCGCAATATGCCGGGCTTTTCTGCAATCTTATGAGAAATGGATGCAGCAGAAGATCCTGGACCCTGTAAGTGGGAAAGAGTTTGGGTGCCGGGAATACATATTCAAGCAGGTTCAAAGGTTTGAAAAGCATCTAAGCCAGAAAGAAAAGTACCAGCCTTTCCTGTGGGCTGGTCGGGTTTAA
- a CDS encoding RAMP superfamily CRISPR-associated protein — translation MNTYWIIDYRIRLLSDFHAGAGITLVTGNTHGLRLDEESQPYLPATQVRGLLRQAGHNIKRSIPELQGLFKQNFPDGSADIAAEKNYAAVNSPRGWSFTRAMVKDAESREDGLQPWSRQAHVHIDPVSGVVLNLFGYEKAGAKKPGESMELVGRIYSNTPAEEKDAALMLACMRFEDRIGHRRSRGYGKVDWVWDSVRSFTPGSSLEAKTPKDIFEKLF, via the coding sequence ATGAATACATACTGGATTATTGATTACCGGATCAGATTATTGTCCGATTTTCACGCCGGAGCCGGCATTACCCTTGTGACGGGCAATACTCATGGACTGAGGCTGGACGAAGAAAGTCAACCCTATCTGCCCGCCACCCAGGTCCGGGGACTTTTGCGCCAGGCCGGTCACAATATCAAACGCAGTATTCCTGAGCTGCAAGGCTTATTCAAACAGAACTTCCCTGATGGTTCAGCCGATATTGCAGCTGAAAAAAACTATGCTGCAGTCAATAGTCCCAGAGGCTGGAGCTTTACCAGGGCCATGGTCAAAGATGCCGAATCCAGGGAAGACGGCTTGCAACCCTGGTCCAGACAGGCCCATGTACATATTGATCCTGTCAGCGGGGTTGTCCTCAACCTGTTTGGCTATGAGAAGGCTGGAGCAAAAAAACCGGGTGAAAGTATGGAGCTGGTGGGCAGGATTTATTCCAATACACCTGCAGAGGAAAAGGATGCAGCCCTGATGCTGGCCTGCATGCGCTTCGAGGACCGGATTGGTCACAGGCGCAGCAGGGGGTACGGCAAAGTGGACTGGGTCTGGGACAGTGTGCGCAGTTTTACGCCTGGATCAAGTCTGGAAGCAAAAACACCCAAAGACATTTTTGAAAAACTATTTTAG
- a CDS encoding TIGR03986 family type III CRISPR-associated RAMP protein, producing the protein MSKDREFFINPYTFVPLDKSGPVIEVPENGPDNAHHLYFEKDCFTGRLEVELSFITPAVIPGDQQAGTEKAPGSIKLYRHNDKLAIPGSRLRGHLFNLMKAINSSPVTAYNDRAILAREPGDHQKGYIIQENGQLYVVKINDEILMAAQDRSGKLFFEQGKPKTKLTLSNGADIIEFNVDSPKSGTYGELHYGHPKNKTGKYKKYLSDSSGISVTGNWVYFPSWSGQDGLNEIKDINNKTKAHKIDAHIVDIKQISNRRYRLDKDVVEKFQKNVSEMAKLLQDRGECSSKVYNRVRQMSELKPGMFVYFEANGDTVTSIGRHYRYLSHQGSIEETVERTNKELSNKTCLLPFTGGFASDSDSSEGLKSRLWVDMARCITDEPPVEEKNLRILSSQPPKAACFYLNGKGYDDNKATIRGRKFYWHDSKWRWQLWDNHDQKCGLHAFENPFPNENKKQWARSEVIMADENTHVSFRFSIRFMNLSRDEIYLLMTAIEGFDKNEDGKQWMHKIGHARPFIGSACMTVNSMHVLGFDSQYLKPVVQNDDLEVIRDDLASWQEKFEQKRNIQALKRIMSFEGAYYKAKTARIMYPVKYKDNSTPNWKDSSDAPKTFEWFVKQDKGKVPPPVLPDPASDEPQYLPINWTPQNRGGQMPGKGPQGKKKSSKGGKR; encoded by the coding sequence ATGAGTAAAGATCGTGAGTTTTTCATCAACCCTTACACTTTTGTTCCCCTGGACAAGTCCGGACCGGTTATCGAGGTGCCAGAGAATGGACCCGACAATGCCCATCATCTTTATTTTGAAAAAGATTGTTTTACCGGCAGGCTTGAGGTTGAGTTGAGCTTCATTACCCCTGCAGTGATACCCGGAGATCAACAGGCCGGTACTGAAAAAGCTCCAGGGAGCATTAAACTTTACCGGCATAACGATAAACTGGCTATCCCAGGCTCCAGGCTCAGGGGGCATCTTTTTAATCTGATGAAAGCCATTAATTCTTCGCCAGTTACTGCCTATAATGACCGGGCTATTCTTGCAAGAGAACCGGGCGATCATCAGAAAGGCTACATTATTCAGGAAAACGGGCAGCTTTATGTAGTCAAGATAAATGATGAAATACTGATGGCTGCTCAGGATAGGAGTGGAAAACTTTTTTTTGAACAAGGCAAGCCTAAAACCAAATTAACTTTATCAAACGGGGCCGATATTATAGAATTTAATGTCGATTCACCAAAAAGTGGAACATATGGTGAACTTCACTATGGTCACCCCAAAAACAAAACTGGAAAGTACAAAAAATATCTGAGCGACAGTTCAGGAATTTCAGTAACTGGGAACTGGGTCTATTTTCCCTCATGGTCAGGTCAGGATGGTTTGAACGAAATCAAGGATATCAACAACAAAACCAAAGCTCATAAAATCGATGCTCACATAGTTGATATAAAACAAATCAGCAACAGAAGGTACAGGCTGGATAAGGATGTTGTCGAGAAATTCCAGAAAAATGTATCCGAAATGGCCAAGCTGTTACAGGACAGAGGAGAATGCAGTTCCAAGGTTTACAACAGGGTCAGGCAGATGTCTGAACTCAAGCCCGGCATGTTTGTTTATTTTGAGGCAAACGGCGACACAGTAACCTCCATTGGCAGGCACTACAGGTATTTAAGTCATCAGGGAAGCATCGAGGAGACAGTTGAAAGAACCAATAAAGAACTCAGCAATAAGACATGTCTGCTGCCTTTTACCGGAGGATTCGCCAGTGACTCAGACAGCTCAGAGGGCCTTAAGAGTAGATTATGGGTGGATATGGCAAGATGCATTACAGATGAACCACCTGTTGAAGAGAAAAATTTAAGGATACTATCCTCTCAGCCACCCAAGGCGGCTTGTTTTTATCTTAATGGCAAGGGGTATGATGACAATAAAGCCACAATCAGAGGCCGCAAGTTTTACTGGCATGATTCAAAATGGCGCTGGCAGCTCTGGGATAACCATGATCAAAAGTGCGGCCTGCATGCTTTTGAAAATCCATTTCCAAATGAGAACAAAAAACAATGGGCAAGGTCAGAAGTCATTATGGCTGATGAAAACACCCATGTTTCTTTCAGGTTCAGCATCAGGTTCATGAATCTTTCCAGGGACGAAATTTATCTGCTCATGACTGCTATTGAGGGCTTTGATAAAAACGAGGACGGTAAACAGTGGATGCACAAAATTGGACATGCCAGGCCTTTTATCGGCAGCGCCTGCATGACTGTCAACTCAATGCATGTGCTGGGCTTTGATTCACAGTATCTTAAACCAGTTGTACAAAATGATGATCTGGAAGTAATCAGGGATGATTTGGCTTCCTGGCAGGAGAAGTTTGAACAGAAAAGAAATATTCAGGCCTTGAAACGAATAATGTCTTTTGAAGGTGCGTATTATAAAGCAAAGACAGCTCGAATTATGTATCCTGTCAAATATAAGGACAACAGTACACCAAATTGGAAAGACAGTAGTGATGCTCCAAAAACTTTTGAATGGTTTGTCAAACAGGATAAAGGAAAAGTTCCTCCTCCTGTCTTGCCGGATCCAGCCAGTGATGAGCCCCAGTATTTACCCATCAACTGGACACCACAGAATAGAGGCGGACAAATGCCGGGTAAAGGACCTCAGGGTAAGAAAAAATCAAGCAAAGGAGGCAAGCGCTAA
- the istA gene encoding IS21 family transposase produces MPQERLSMRKISEILRLKYGQGFSTRQIAKCCDIGKSTVATYISRAKNAGIFWPLPENMTEERLHELLFPPQQNEHKVSTPVPDWNLVHQEMQKKGVTKFLLWEEYKEANPDGFEYSWFCREYRAWRGKLDLVMRHNHRAGEKLFVDYAGHTVPVTDPGTGEISQAQIFVAVMGASNYTYAEATWSQNLWDWINSHVRTFKFLQGVPLITIPDNLKSGVNKPHIYEPDLNPTYQDMALHYNTAVIPARRKKPKDKAKAESGVLLVSRWILARLRNQQFFSLWELNLEIRKLLEKLNDKPFKKLPGSRKSLFEEIDRPALQPLPATHYEYALWKKVKVNIDYHVEIDRHYYSVPHHLVKKRLDARYTENTVELFHKNSRVASHKRSYNKRSYTTVKEHMPKAHREHDYWNPERLINWASKTGPATAKLIKTIMGKRIHPQQGFRPCLGVMRLGKQYGEERLESACLRALTLGSTNYKSVESILKNNLDKQPLPSPSENSEAPVLEHDNIRGANYYH; encoded by the coding sequence ATGCCACAGGAGAGGTTATCCATGCGAAAAATTTCTGAAATCCTGCGTTTAAAATACGGACAAGGCTTCAGCACCCGCCAGATTGCCAAGTGCTGCGATATAGGCAAGTCCACAGTTGCCACCTATATATCCAGAGCAAAAAATGCCGGGATTTTCTGGCCGCTGCCTGAGAATATGACAGAGGAGAGGCTTCACGAGCTTCTGTTTCCTCCGCAGCAAAATGAGCATAAAGTATCTACCCCAGTACCGGACTGGAACCTGGTGCATCAGGAAATGCAAAAAAAGGGTGTGACCAAGTTTTTGCTCTGGGAAGAATACAAAGAGGCCAACCCAGACGGCTTCGAGTACAGCTGGTTCTGCCGGGAATACAGAGCATGGCGCGGCAAGCTTGATCTGGTCATGCGCCACAACCACAGGGCCGGCGAAAAGCTCTTCGTTGATTATGCCGGCCATACTGTACCGGTTACGGATCCGGGAACAGGAGAAATAAGCCAGGCCCAGATCTTTGTAGCTGTCATGGGTGCAAGCAACTACACCTATGCGGAAGCCACCTGGAGCCAGAACCTCTGGGACTGGATCAACTCCCATGTCCGGACCTTCAAGTTTCTACAGGGAGTCCCCTTGATTACAATCCCGGACAATCTCAAGTCCGGAGTCAATAAACCCCATATATATGAGCCGGATCTGAACCCCACCTATCAAGACATGGCCCTGCACTACAATACGGCGGTCATCCCTGCCAGGAGAAAAAAGCCAAAGGACAAGGCCAAAGCCGAAAGCGGTGTGCTTCTTGTCTCCAGGTGGATTCTGGCCAGGCTCAGAAATCAGCAGTTTTTCTCCCTGTGGGAGTTAAACCTGGAAATCAGGAAGCTGCTGGAAAAGCTAAACGACAAGCCTTTCAAAAAACTGCCAGGGAGCAGGAAGTCGCTCTTTGAAGAAATAGACAGACCTGCTCTGCAGCCGCTTCCGGCCACACATTATGAATATGCCCTCTGGAAGAAGGTTAAGGTGAACATAGACTATCACGTGGAGATTGACCGGCATTACTACTCAGTTCCCCATCACCTGGTCAAAAAAAGGCTTGATGCCAGGTACACGGAAAACACTGTGGAGCTGTTCCACAAGAACTCCCGGGTGGCCAGCCATAAAAGATCCTATAACAAAAGGAGCTATACCACGGTCAAAGAACATATGCCCAAGGCTCACAGGGAGCATGATTACTGGAATCCGGAGCGGCTGATAAACTGGGCCAGCAAGACTGGACCTGCCACGGCCAAGCTGATCAAAACCATCATGGGCAAAAGGATCCATCCCCAGCAGGGCTTTAGGCCTTGCCTGGGCGTCATGCGCCTGGGCAAGCAATATGGAGAAGAAAGGCTTGAATCTGCCTGTTTAAGAGCCCTGACCCTGGGATCGACAAACTACAAGAGCGTAGAATCCATCCTGAAGAACAACCTGGACAAACAGCCTTTACCAAGTCCGTCCGAGAATTCTGAAGCTCCGGTGCTGGAGCATGACAACATCCGGGGCGCAAACTACTATCATTAA
- a CDS encoding HD domain-containing protein, translating into MKPEDVDVLIFTTVGTSLLTNNGYELKKFRQNEKQEEKVCKELTNKLSRKLIWNHIDLKNNPFPAETSSLYAFLQSNPYSEEELKDKYKKVVFIHSPDLSQKEVPRGINGPAVAQGLVDVTRHQFKNLEEEQRWDFENCREISQLDPEDANVFPRATESLFQIVQEQVNAHPEAEVFLNITGGYKGLVPYLTMLGMALGEMVRIFYLFEESPEIIWLPTLPMAFDVMQWRDQRGLLKPFEDPQCTILEPSQKQKLYEALQGTRAVSLLQKNDAQDIVLNPMGNFLKQLYDESKEGQLSSFGYGDQLLDNINDRDLREYLAKNCIPHWRHMSTGDHIPETVEHGRGHVQRLLELAQQFILAAGLELSDEQLFVLISCIWLHDLGHTGDYFQYEGSDGLVQNPEDESSTGKCFCYGDPDMVRVNHNLLTYQLIKDDELVPEDRRVIFPGRFPKKYHRQRLVDSVKYACLYHRRKMPVKGSKEVGAFMVSRGLSDFEQGNEVVEGFPMLAALLRVCDGAENQAERSGSHEYEKVMRWVIKRRVSAMLDMPEFTGALASLCNNRPELFDQGDYFASFQWDSELSTKIKDIQQVQWDGVTTHTGPAIEAEFKSRQPPHYQKHRMLSNTFVVPVKGDDCKKTGSQGLCAFQGSSKHPVIGVYCLANTGRDDSTGFEYNRQTVLDDIMVSLATEFEPVAHLLPFSLAIFLIENGQVYHLCHHEKHDDSCDGGRAGKYCLKSI; encoded by the coding sequence ATGAAGCCGGAAGATGTTGATGTCTTGATCTTTACCACCGTTGGGACCTCTTTGCTGACCAACAATGGATACGAACTGAAAAAGTTCAGACAAAACGAAAAGCAGGAAGAAAAGGTATGCAAAGAGTTAACAAATAAGCTCAGCAGGAAGTTGATCTGGAACCACATAGACCTAAAGAATAACCCTTTTCCTGCAGAAACTTCCAGCTTGTATGCCTTCCTCCAGAGCAATCCTTATAGTGAGGAAGAGCTAAAGGATAAATACAAGAAAGTTGTCTTTATTCATTCGCCGGACTTGAGTCAGAAAGAAGTGCCCAGGGGAATAAACGGACCTGCAGTGGCCCAGGGACTGGTGGATGTGACCAGACATCAGTTTAAAAATCTGGAAGAGGAACAGAGGTGGGATTTTGAAAATTGCAGGGAGATAAGCCAGCTTGATCCTGAGGATGCAAATGTTTTTCCCAGGGCGACAGAGAGTCTTTTCCAGATTGTGCAGGAGCAGGTAAATGCGCATCCTGAGGCAGAAGTGTTCCTGAACATCACCGGGGGGTACAAAGGGCTTGTTCCCTATCTGACCATGCTGGGCATGGCCCTGGGGGAAATGGTGCGCATATTTTACCTGTTCGAGGAGTCCCCGGAGATTATCTGGCTGCCGACCCTGCCCATGGCCTTTGATGTCATGCAGTGGAGAGATCAGAGGGGGCTTCTCAAGCCCTTTGAAGATCCTCAATGTACAATTCTTGAGCCTTCTCAAAAGCAGAAACTGTATGAAGCACTTCAGGGCACAAGAGCAGTCAGTCTGCTTCAAAAAAACGATGCTCAGGATATAGTCCTGAATCCCATGGGAAACTTCCTTAAACAACTTTATGATGAAAGCAAGGAGGGTCAGCTCAGTAGTTTCGGCTATGGTGATCAGTTGCTGGATAATATCAATGACCGGGATTTGCGCGAATATCTGGCAAAGAATTGTATTCCTCACTGGAGACACATGTCTACTGGAGATCATATTCCTGAGACAGTGGAGCACGGAAGAGGTCATGTGCAGCGTCTGCTGGAACTGGCCCAGCAGTTTATTCTGGCTGCAGGGCTGGAGTTAAGCGATGAACAGCTTTTTGTACTTATTTCATGCATATGGCTGCACGATCTGGGCCATACCGGTGATTATTTCCAGTACGAAGGGAGTGACGGCCTGGTACAAAATCCTGAAGATGAAAGCAGCACAGGCAAATGTTTCTGTTACGGGGACCCTGACATGGTACGGGTCAATCACAACCTGCTCACCTACCAGCTGATAAAGGATGATGAGCTGGTCCCTGAAGACAGGCGGGTCATTTTTCCAGGCAGATTTCCCAAGAAATACCACAGGCAGAGACTTGTCGATTCAGTCAAGTATGCCTGCCTTTATCATCGCCGTAAAATGCCGGTCAAAGGGTCGAAGGAGGTTGGTGCTTTCATGGTTTCCAGGGGTCTTAGTGACTTCGAACAGGGCAACGAAGTGGTTGAAGGCTTCCCCATGCTTGCCGCCTTACTCAGGGTTTGTGATGGAGCAGAGAACCAGGCTGAAAGAAGCGGCAGTCATGAGTATGAGAAAGTCATGCGCTGGGTGATCAAGCGCCGGGTATCGGCTATGCTGGATATGCCGGAGTTTACGGGTGCTTTGGCCTCGTTGTGCAATAACCGTCCTGAATTATTTGATCAGGGTGATTATTTTGCCTCTTTTCAATGGGATAGTGAACTGAGTACAAAGATCAAAGATATCCAGCAAGTCCAGTGGGACGGCGTTACAACACATACTGGGCCAGCCATTGAGGCGGAGTTCAAGTCCAGGCAACCTCCACACTACCAGAAACACCGCATGCTGAGTAACACCTTTGTTGTTCCGGTCAAGGGCGATGACTGCAAAAAAACAGGCAGTCAGGGCCTGTGTGCTTTCCAGGGGTCCAGCAAGCATCCTGTTATTGGTGTATATTGTCTGGCAAACACAGGTCGGGATGACAGCACAGGGTTTGAATACAACAGGCAGACTGTTCTGGATGACATTATGGTGTCTTTAGCCACAGAGTTTGAGCCTGTCGCACATCTTTTGCCGTTCAGCCTGGCCATATTTCTCATAGAGAATGGACAAGTGTACCATTTGTGCCATCATGAAAAACATGATGATTCTTGTGATGGTGGTAGAGCTGGCAAATATTGTCTGAAATCCATCTAA
- a CDS encoding RAMP superfamily CRISPR-associated protein, translated as MIRILFFATLEMVAPLHIGSGKKDDPLSDNPVMRNTAGMPFIPGGSLSGLFARILDEKQKIDLLGYPSSHKKGDNKPSRVTFDDALPIPQQQYSILHPVDVRTSVTIKRDTLTAKQNHLFQSEVLPVGTRFCFSCRFDAENEEQASEFRELVNTFLNMSPPLGGKTNSGKGQWKADEFHIARFDLSTPEGVREWVLKGHGFNWTGDPSTLDFSSKEKNIPVQNLGDERWRVRIQAEIDGLHLVAAMSGVPVKESPDIEQATRQRIDDQGVLQPEYVDFGSSVKGQLRTIMEMILRTHLKSHGLSKKQVEQELIPDPAPGQKDPKSKWVNAAQFFGSTEKKGGFRACEMVWHDADISREDHIRLCEFTQQTISGAKFEFAPLCKGRSELEISVPKDSPDWQKELLSHAAILLSLDILPFGGHASRGYLGAKFSSPEYPDGKPAQGELKSLVESRIHEKQEAA; from the coding sequence ATGATTCGCATACTTTTCTTTGCAACCCTGGAAATGGTGGCTCCCCTGCATATAGGCTCTGGAAAAAAAGATGACCCTCTCTCAGACAACCCTGTAATGCGCAACACAGCCGGCATGCCTTTTATCCCCGGAGGGTCTCTGAGTGGATTGTTTGCCAGAATTCTGGATGAAAAGCAGAAAATAGACTTGCTTGGCTATCCTTCTTCACACAAGAAGGGAGACAACAAGCCATCCCGGGTTACCTTTGACGATGCACTGCCGATTCCTCAACAGCAGTATTCCATTCTTCATCCTGTAGATGTGAGGACTTCAGTGACCATAAAGCGTGACACTCTTACAGCCAAGCAAAACCACCTTTTTCAATCCGAGGTGCTGCCCGTAGGAACAAGGTTTTGCTTTTCCTGCCGCTTTGATGCCGAGAATGAAGAGCAGGCAAGCGAATTCAGGGAACTTGTAAACACTTTTTTAAACATGTCCCCACCCCTGGGGGGTAAGACCAATTCCGGTAAAGGACAGTGGAAGGCTGATGAATTTCATATTGCCAGGTTTGACCTTTCCACTCCTGAAGGTGTCAGGGAATGGGTTTTGAAAGGCCATGGCTTCAACTGGACCGGAGATCCTTCCACGCTTGACTTTAGCTCTAAAGAAAAAAATATTCCGGTTCAAAACCTTGGAGATGAACGCTGGCGGGTCCGGATTCAGGCGGAGATCGATGGTCTGCACCTGGTTGCAGCCATGTCCGGGGTGCCTGTTAAGGAAAGCCCGGACATTGAACAGGCCACCCGACAGCGCATCGACGACCAGGGGGTACTACAGCCAGAATATGTTGATTTCGGTTCAAGTGTCAAAGGCCAGTTGCGGACTATTATGGAGATGATTCTGCGTACTCATCTCAAAAGCCATGGACTTTCAAAAAAACAAGTCGAGCAGGAACTGATACCTGATCCAGCACCAGGTCAGAAGGATCCAAAAAGCAAATGGGTTAACGCAGCTCAGTTTTTCGGCAGCACAGAAAAAAAAGGCGGATTCAGGGCCTGCGAAATGGTCTGGCATGATGCTGATATCAGTCGCGAAGACCATATCAGGCTATGCGAATTCACCCAGCAGACCATAAGCGGGGCCAAGTTTGAGTTTGCACCGTTGTGTAAGGGAAGGTCAGAGCTGGAAATCAGTGTCCCCAAAGACTCTCCAGACTGGCAAAAGGAGCTTCTGTCCCACGCAGCAATACTTCTGTCACTGGATATCCTCCCTTTTGGAGGGCATGCTTCCAGGGGTTATCTGGGGGCGAAGTTTTCAAGTCCTGAATATCCTGATGGCAAACCTGCCCAGGGAGAACTCAAGAGTCTCGTTGAAAGTCGTATTCATGAAAAACAGGAGGCTGCATGA
- the istB gene encoding IS21-like element helper ATPase IstB, whose amino-acid sequence MLNHPTLEKLQTMRLTGMLKALQEQQETREIEALSFEERLGLLLDREMTERESKRLQTRLKKAKLRHRAVVEDINYRHPRRLDKSQVFKLCDCQWIKEHQNLIITGPTGIGKSWLACALAQKACREGYSALYTRMPRLLQDVGISRGDGRYPKVMKELAKTDLLVLDDWGISPLKAEQLRDLLEILEDRHGLRSTLVTSQLSIQKWHEYLGDPTLADAVLDRLIHNAHRMDLWGDSMRELEASLTSKNSFD is encoded by the coding sequence ATGTTAAACCACCCCACTCTTGAAAAACTACAAACCATGCGACTGACAGGCATGCTTAAGGCCCTGCAGGAACAGCAGGAAACCAGGGAAATTGAGGCCCTGTCCTTTGAAGAAAGACTGGGCCTGCTCCTGGACCGGGAGATGACGGAAAGAGAATCCAAACGTCTGCAAACAAGGCTCAAAAAAGCCAAGCTGAGGCACAGGGCTGTGGTTGAAGACATTAACTACCGTCATCCCAGAAGACTGGACAAGTCACAAGTCTTCAAGCTTTGTGACTGCCAGTGGATAAAAGAGCATCAAAACCTGATTATTACAGGACCCACAGGGATAGGCAAAAGCTGGCTGGCCTGTGCCCTGGCCCAAAAAGCCTGCAGAGAGGGATACAGCGCCCTCTATACCCGCATGCCCCGTCTCTTGCAGGATGTGGGCATATCCAGAGGTGACGGGCGTTACCCCAAAGTCATGAAAGAGCTGGCCAAAACAGATCTGCTGGTCCTGGATGACTGGGGCATAAGCCCGCTTAAAGCTGAACAGCTAAGAGATCTACTGGAGATCCTTGAGGACCGGCACGGGCTGCGCTCCACCCTGGTTACAAGCCAGCTCTCAATCCAAAAATGGCACGAGTATCTGGGTGATCCCACCCTGGCTGACGCTGTCCTGGATCGCCTGATCCACAATGCACACCGAATGGATCTTTGGGGAGATTCCATGCGCGAACTGGAAGCATCGTTGACTTCAAAGAACAGTTTCGATTAA
- the cas1 gene encoding CRISPR-associated endonuclease Cas1, producing the protein MERVYILEDGVYLRKNGDNLVLTKNRQTLEEIPVRNLKQMVLAGYAALSGSVLQVLMQNRVETVFLDKNWRFQGRLNVDEHKHVQRRIDQYRNLSDPEFVAESARILVHGKLENMARMLQVRGKRMKNQELLSKAAAIRALGKELGSLQDVELIRGCEGHASRLYFQVFDHLLTNKNFSFKGRSKRPPKDPVNALLSFVYTLLTNEVQTAVKTVGLDPYLGALHVIDYGRPSLACDLVEEWRAFLGDRLVLGLINKKSISVDDFVYRDVKDTDFVDEKDLRSKRPVEMKPAICRAFLQSYEKWMQQKILDPVSGAYSTQSGQSVHGMMDSVPH; encoded by the coding sequence ATGGAAAGAGTGTATATCCTGGAAGACGGGGTTTACTTGAGAAAAAACGGCGACAACCTGGTGCTTACCAAAAACAGGCAGACGTTAGAAGAGATACCTGTGCGCAACCTGAAACAGATGGTGCTCGCAGGTTACGCCGCCCTTAGTGGTTCTGTATTGCAGGTTTTGATGCAAAACAGGGTGGAGACTGTTTTTCTTGATAAAAACTGGCGTTTTCAGGGCAGGCTTAATGTGGATGAGCATAAGCATGTTCAACGCAGGATTGATCAGTACCGTAATCTCAGTGATCCTGAGTTTGTTGCAGAATCTGCCAGAATCCTGGTGCACGGCAAGCTGGAAAACATGGCCCGCATGCTTCAGGTCAGGGGTAAACGGATGAAGAACCAGGAGCTTTTGTCCAAAGCAGCTGCGATAAGGGCTTTGGGAAAAGAGCTTGGCAGCTTGCAGGACGTAGAACTGATCAGGGGATGCGAGGGACATGCATCCAGGCTGTATTTTCAGGTGTTTGATCATCTTTTAACCAACAAAAATTTCAGCTTCAAGGGACGTAGCAAGCGTCCACCCAAAGACCCGGTCAATGCCCTGCTTTCATTTGTTTATACACTGCTGACCAATGAAGTACAGACAGCGGTAAAGACAGTTGGCCTTGACCCTTACCTGGGTGCTCTGCATGTCATCGACTATGGCAGGCCCTCTCTGGCCTGTGACCTGGTGGAGGAATGGAGGGCATTTCTGGGGGACAGGCTGGTCCTGGGGCTTATAAACAAAAAAAGCATAAGTGTTGATGATTTTGTTTATCGTGATGTGAAAGATACGGATTTTGTAGATGAAAAAGATCTGCGCAGCAAAAGGCCTGTGGAAATGAAGCCCGCAATATGCCGGGCTTTTCTGCAATCTTATGAGAAATGGATGCAGCAGAAGATCCTGGACCCTGTAAGTGGTGCGTATTCCACGCAAAGTGGACAGTCAGTACACGGCATGATGGACAGTGTTCCACACTGA